A region of Streptomyces paludis DNA encodes the following proteins:
- a CDS encoding DUF4034 domain-containing protein, giving the protein MLVALIILLSLGCLFLLVKLLAWDVYVVTFVQEFRRQMRGETDSPAASELSAESAELGFLPPERQNTEHFAPLEPGLTAVQPALKAGDWRPAAELLAATRSATATAGGPDWDRRSLYVTFLGDLAAKDDGWLADWEAERPDDPDAALVRARSTVDLAWDIRGAQRAKYTSDEQFAGFRRVLERSVAECARAAELAPDDPTPYIVEIWTALGLGYPHARLDRLWAEIVQRAPYHYEAHFSALQYWCAKWRGSEELARGFAARAAADAPLGSLLRILPLIVLFEHREEPEGGGYAPENTEEARALVDAALADAAAADPDHPRLAEVRHLLAYYLCVQDRDEPALELFRQVDGYVGALPWRYRNDGAEEFCRLRDLSVAAVHG; this is encoded by the coding sequence ATGCTCGTCGCCCTGATCATCCTGCTCTCCCTGGGCTGTCTCTTCCTCCTCGTGAAACTGCTGGCCTGGGACGTGTACGTGGTGACGTTCGTCCAGGAGTTCCGCCGGCAGATGCGCGGCGAGACCGACAGCCCCGCCGCCTCCGAACTATCCGCGGAGAGCGCCGAGTTGGGGTTTCTGCCGCCCGAGCGGCAGAACACCGAGCACTTCGCGCCCCTGGAGCCGGGACTCACCGCCGTCCAGCCCGCCCTGAAAGCCGGCGACTGGCGTCCCGCCGCCGAACTGCTGGCCGCCACGCGGAGCGCCACGGCCACCGCGGGCGGCCCCGACTGGGACCGGCGCAGCCTGTACGTCACATTCCTCGGCGATCTGGCCGCCAAGGACGACGGCTGGCTGGCGGACTGGGAGGCGGAGCGTCCCGACGACCCGGACGCCGCGCTCGTACGGGCCCGGTCCACGGTCGATCTCGCCTGGGACATCCGGGGCGCGCAACGGGCCAAGTACACCAGCGACGAGCAGTTCGCCGGGTTCCGCCGGGTGCTGGAGCGCTCCGTCGCGGAGTGCGCCCGCGCGGCCGAACTGGCGCCGGACGACCCGACCCCGTACATCGTGGAGATCTGGACCGCGCTCGGCCTGGGCTATCCGCACGCCCGGCTGGACCGGCTCTGGGCGGAGATCGTCCAGCGGGCGCCGTACCACTACGAGGCGCACTTCTCGGCGCTCCAGTACTGGTGCGCGAAGTGGCGCGGCTCGGAGGAGCTGGCCCGCGGCTTCGCGGCGCGGGCGGCGGCCGACGCGCCGCTGGGCAGCCTGCTGCGGATCCTCCCGCTGATCGTCCTCTTTGAGCACCGCGAGGAGCCCGAGGGCGGCGGCTACGCACCGGAGAACACCGAGGAGGCGCGCGCCCTGGTGGACGCCGCCCTGGCCGACGCGGCGGCGGCCGATCCGGACCACCCCCGGCTCGCCGAGGTCCGGCACCTGCTGGCGTACTACCTGTGCGTACAGGACCGGGACGAGCCGGCCCTGGAGCTGTTCCGGCAGGTGGACGGCTATGTCGGCGCGCTGCCGTGGCGCTACCGCAACGACGGTGCCGAGGAGTTCTGCCGCCTGCGCGATCTGAGCGTGGCGGCCGTACACGGCTGA
- a CDS encoding ATP-binding protein: protein MQVLQMQLEVGPDPAEVGRARRWARSRLVGSGMDGDEPVAEALILLISELVTNAVVHTGCPAVLRVLFGAGPAEADTVRVEVADASAVPPRPRHAEGDDTNGRGLELVDCLADRWGWQPEGAGKRIWCEIDRTAKAPEAATDTSSTATSSPPTTVETSPAPRDPAPHDPAPWEPTYTVYPW, encoded by the coding sequence GTGCAGGTGCTTCAGATGCAGTTGGAGGTAGGACCCGATCCCGCGGAGGTGGGGCGGGCCCGTAGATGGGCGCGGTCGCGGCTCGTCGGTTCGGGAATGGACGGCGACGAGCCGGTGGCGGAGGCGCTGATTCTGCTCATCTCCGAGCTGGTCACCAACGCCGTGGTGCACACGGGCTGTCCGGCCGTGCTGCGGGTGCTCTTCGGCGCGGGCCCGGCCGAGGCCGACACCGTACGGGTTGAAGTGGCGGACGCCAGCGCGGTCCCGCCGCGCCCGCGGCACGCCGAGGGCGACGACACCAACGGGCGCGGGCTCGAACTCGTCGACTGCCTCGCCGACCGGTGGGGCTGGCAGCCGGAGGGCGCGGGCAAGCGCATCTGGTGCGAGATCGACCGCACCGCCAAGGCGCCGGAGGCCGCGACGGACACGTCCTCGACGGCGACCTCGTCACCGCCGACGACGGTGGAAACTTCCCCGGCTCCCCGCGACCCGGCCCCCCACGACCCGGCGCCGTGGGAGCCGACGTACACCGTCTATCCGTGGTGA
- a CDS encoding serine hydrolase domain-containing protein translates to MKYPLDSTALNAAIENVHRAGMPGLFAAVRDGDQVWRGAAGVADVATGRPVTADLRHRVGSITKTFTAVAVLQQVESGQIGLDTSIGRYLPGLVPGERGEAITVRMLINHTSGLAEYLPYAYPSLKAFPALADTGPQSLDDHRLTRFHPTELIEMGVTAPAVGAPGGTPGVYSNTNYLLLGELLQQVTGTTAERYITRNVIERAGLRDTEFPAGPYVDGPHSQLYEAWFGMIDPPRDYSVYDMSWVGPSASLISTVADLNRFYGMLLAGEIVSPSSLAQMQRTVPVVSQEGRTIDYGLGLHPMEGPGQGIFWGHGGTVWGGGALAMTRADGKRQMAVAVNLQRWNGLDSSGKPQPHPIDDALVALYRVAMHS, encoded by the coding sequence GTGAAGTACCCACTGGACTCCACGGCGCTGAACGCAGCCATCGAAAACGTCCACCGCGCCGGGATGCCGGGCCTGTTCGCCGCGGTGCGTGACGGCGACCAGGTCTGGCGCGGTGCCGCCGGGGTCGCGGATGTCGCCACCGGTCGCCCCGTCACCGCCGACTTGCGGCACCGGGTCGGCAGCATCACCAAGACCTTCACCGCAGTCGCAGTCCTGCAACAGGTCGAGAGTGGTCAGATCGGTCTCGACACATCGATCGGCCGGTACCTTCCGGGGCTGGTTCCCGGAGAACGCGGTGAAGCGATCACGGTCCGGATGCTGATCAACCACACCAGTGGCCTCGCCGAGTACCTTCCGTACGCCTACCCCTCCCTCAAGGCGTTCCCCGCCCTCGCGGACACCGGACCCCAGAGCCTGGACGACCACCGGCTCACGCGGTTTCACCCCACTGAACTGATCGAGATGGGGGTCACCGCACCTGCCGTGGGCGCCCCGGGCGGTACGCCGGGGGTGTACTCCAACACCAACTACCTGCTCCTCGGCGAACTCCTGCAACAGGTGACCGGCACTACGGCCGAGCGGTACATCACCCGGAACGTCATCGAGCGCGCCGGGCTCCGGGACACCGAATTCCCCGCCGGACCATACGTCGACGGGCCGCACTCGCAGCTCTACGAGGCGTGGTTCGGCATGATCGACCCGCCGCGCGACTACAGCGTCTACGACATGTCATGGGTGGGGCCGTCGGCCTCGCTGATATCAACCGTCGCGGACCTCAACCGTTTCTACGGCATGCTGCTGGCCGGGGAGATCGTCAGCCCGTCGTCGCTGGCGCAGATGCAACGCACCGTTCCGGTCGTCTCCCAAGAGGGAAGGACGATCGACTACGGCCTCGGCCTGCACCCGATGGAGGGGCCCGGTCAGGGCATCTTCTGGGGCCATGGCGGCACGGTCTGGGGTGGTGGAGCGCTGGCCATGACCCGTGCCGACGGGAAGCGTCAGATGGCGGTCGCGGTGAACCTGCAGAGGTGGAACGGGCTCGACTCCTCCGGCAAGCCGCAGCCTCATCCCATCGACGACGCGCTTGTGGCTCTCTACCGCGTGGCGATGCACAGCTGA
- a CDS encoding MFS transporter: MLSGVTQISENSEVSGPRGPRRGWPRPQSRPQSAPRPRPGRRPRFHRAWSVAVVTFVTIIGAAAFASLPGLLIEPLHTEFDWSRGTIGFAVSVNLALYGLTAPFAAALMDRFGIRRVVTVALTVISAGSLLTVWMTAAWQLVLYWGLLVGLGSGSMALAFAATVTNRWFVARRGLVTGILTAAGASGQLVFLPLLSWLVERHGWRPAAVTVALAAAAVVPFVWLLLRDHPADVGLAPYGAPALVPKPPPVPGAARRAVGVLVRAARTGPFWLLAGTFAICGASTNGLVKTHFVPAAHDHGMPITAAASLLAVIGVFDVVGTIASGWFTDRYEARRLLAVYYALRGISLLFLPMLLAPTVHPPMVFFIVFYGLDWVATVPPTIALCREHYGDDSAIVFGWVLASHQIGAAAVAFAGGLARDIFGSYDVVWYASGALCAVAALMALVISRRPAGAAGAASATG; encoded by the coding sequence ATGCTGTCCGGCGTGACACAGATAAGTGAGAACTCCGAGGTAAGCGGCCCGCGCGGGCCGCGTCGGGGTTGGCCCCGGCCCCAGTCCCGGCCTCAGTCCGCGCCCCGGCCCCGGCCCGGGCGTCGGCCGCGGTTCCACCGGGCCTGGTCCGTCGCCGTGGTCACCTTCGTGACGATCATCGGCGCGGCGGCCTTCGCCTCGCTCCCCGGTCTGCTGATCGAGCCGCTGCACACGGAGTTCGACTGGTCACGCGGCACGATCGGGTTCGCCGTCTCGGTCAATCTCGCGCTGTACGGGCTGACCGCGCCGTTCGCCGCCGCGCTGATGGACCGCTTCGGGATCCGCCGGGTCGTCACCGTGGCGCTCACCGTCATCTCGGCGGGCTCGCTGCTCACGGTGTGGATGACCGCCGCCTGGCAACTGGTGCTCTACTGGGGCCTGCTGGTCGGGCTCGGCAGCGGCTCGATGGCGCTGGCCTTCGCCGCGACCGTCACCAACCGCTGGTTCGTGGCCCGGCGCGGACTGGTCACCGGCATTCTCACGGCGGCCGGCGCCTCCGGCCAGCTCGTCTTCCTGCCGCTGCTCTCCTGGCTGGTGGAGCGGCACGGCTGGCGTCCGGCGGCGGTCACGGTGGCGCTGGCCGCCGCCGCGGTGGTGCCGTTCGTCTGGCTGCTGCTGCGGGACCATCCGGCGGACGTGGGGCTGGCCCCGTACGGCGCGCCCGCGCTCGTACCCAAGCCGCCGCCGGTGCCCGGTGCCGCGCGGCGGGCGGTCGGGGTGCTGGTCCGGGCGGCCCGCACCGGGCCGTTCTGGCTGCTGGCGGGCACGTTCGCGATCTGTGGCGCCTCCACGAACGGCCTGGTGAAGACCCACTTCGTGCCCGCCGCGCACGACCACGGCATGCCGATCACGGCCGCGGCGTCGCTGCTCGCGGTGATCGGGGTCTTCGACGTGGTCGGCACGATCGCGTCCGGCTGGTTCACCGACCGCTACGAGGCGCGCCGGCTGCTCGCGGTCTACTACGCGCTGCGCGGGATCTCGCTGCTGTTCCTGCCGATGCTGCTGGCACCGACCGTGCACCCGCCGATGGTCTTCTTCATCGTCTTCTACGGTCTGGACTGGGTCGCGACGGTCCCACCGACCATCGCCCTGTGCCGGGAGCACTACGGCGACGACAGCGCGATCGTCTTCGGCTGGGTCCTCGCCTCACACCAGATCGGCGCGGCGGCCGTAGCCTTCGCGGGCGGCCTGGCCCGCGACATCTTCGGCTCGTACGACGTGGTCTGGTACGCCTCAGGCGCGCTGTGCGCGGTGGCGGCGCTGATGGCTTTGGTGATCAGCCGCCGCCCGGCGGGGGCGGCGGGCGCGGCGTCGGCAACCGGCTGA
- a CDS encoding GlxA family transcriptional regulator — protein sequence MAHDHDHRPTPPHRPHRVVVLALPGLIPFELGIPQRIFGLARHPARHPSRQREQRHERLYEVVTCAVGAPGPVRTDADFSILVEHGPEALATADTVVVPASYELGPVHERGVLTPELAAALAHVRPGTRLVSICTGGYVLAAAGLLDGRPATTHWSSAAHFQQLFPRIRVDADVLFIDDGDVLTSAGVAAGIDLCLHIVRRDHGSAVANEVARRTVVPPHRDGGQAQYIRRPVPEPRLATTTAARTWALARLHQPIQLRDMAEQESMSVRTFTRRFREESGISPGQWLVRQRVERARQLLESTDLPVDRVARDAGFGTAQSMRQHLQTVLGVPPTTYRRAFRARASG from the coding sequence ATGGCCCACGACCACGACCACCGCCCCACTCCCCCGCACCGCCCGCACCGCGTCGTCGTCCTCGCCCTCCCCGGGCTGATCCCGTTCGAGCTGGGCATCCCCCAGCGGATCTTCGGCCTGGCCCGGCACCCGGCGCGGCACCCATCGCGGCAGCGGGAGCAGCGGCACGAGCGGCTGTACGAGGTCGTGACCTGCGCGGTCGGCGCGCCCGGCCCGGTCCGTACGGACGCCGACTTCTCGATCCTCGTCGAGCACGGCCCGGAGGCGCTGGCCACCGCCGACACCGTCGTCGTCCCCGCGTCGTACGAACTGGGTCCCGTCCACGAGCGGGGCGTCCTCACCCCGGAGCTGGCCGCCGCCCTCGCCCATGTCCGCCCCGGCACCCGGCTCGTGTCGATCTGCACCGGCGGCTATGTCCTGGCCGCGGCGGGGCTGCTCGACGGCCGGCCCGCCACCACCCACTGGTCCTCCGCCGCCCACTTCCAGCAGCTGTTCCCCCGGATCAGGGTGGACGCGGACGTCCTGTTCATCGACGACGGCGATGTCCTGACCTCCGCCGGGGTCGCCGCCGGTATCGATCTCTGCCTCCACATCGTGCGCCGCGACCACGGCTCGGCCGTCGCCAACGAAGTCGCGCGCCGTACGGTCGTCCCTCCGCACCGGGACGGCGGTCAGGCCCAGTACATCCGGCGCCCGGTGCCCGAACCCCGGCTGGCGACCACCACCGCCGCCCGGACCTGGGCGCTCGCCCGGCTCCACCAGCCGATCCAGCTGCGCGACATGGCCGAGCAGGAGTCGATGTCCGTCCGGACGTTCACCCGCCGCTTCCGCGAGGAATCCGGCATCAGCCCAGGTCAGTGGCTGGTCCGCCAGCGCGTCGAACGTGCCCGCCAGCTCCTGGAGTCGACGGACCTCCCGGTCGACCGGGTCGCCCGCGACGCCGGCTTCGGCACGGCCCAGTCGATGCGCCAGCACCTCCAGACGGTGCTGGGCGTACCACCGACGACATACCGGCGCGCCTTCCGCGCCCGCGCCTCCGGCTGA
- a CDS encoding TetR/AcrR family transcriptional regulator produces MAGRRRWSTEEILDAAAELLRTSDADSFSVRKLAAALGTDSSSLYRHFRSKTELLRAVADRILLAAMDGHRPEGDWKQRITALALRVREAFGQQPQLAAVWGRYASSGTGSRLVMEEALQALRASGLPDEEIPACYHRIAVLIAALIASEAGVSTVTPEEHEQGMELFRVAVLGADPERFPALAHFARDVRPLGVDRRAAFEEILAAQLAHIEAAICTS; encoded by the coding sequence ATGGCAGGCCGAAGGCGCTGGTCGACCGAAGAGATCCTGGATGCGGCGGCGGAGCTGCTGCGCACGAGCGACGCGGATTCGTTCAGCGTGCGCAAGCTGGCCGCGGCCCTCGGGACCGATTCCTCCAGCCTCTACCGGCACTTCCGCAGCAAGACCGAACTGCTGCGCGCGGTCGCCGACCGGATTCTTCTCGCGGCCATGGACGGCCACCGCCCCGAGGGCGACTGGAAGCAGCGCATCACGGCCCTGGCCCTGCGCGTGAGAGAGGCATTCGGTCAGCAGCCCCAGCTCGCCGCGGTCTGGGGACGCTACGCGTCAAGCGGCACCGGTTCCCGGCTGGTCATGGAAGAGGCGCTACAGGCTCTGCGCGCGTCGGGACTGCCCGACGAGGAGATCCCGGCGTGCTACCACCGGATCGCGGTCCTCATCGCCGCGTTGATCGCCTCCGAGGCCGGGGTCAGCACCGTCACCCCCGAAGAACACGAACAGGGCATGGAGCTGTTCCGCGTCGCGGTACTCGGCGCCGACCCCGAACGCTTCCCGGCCCTGGCCCACTTCGCCCGCGACGTCCGCCCCCTCGGGGTGGACCGCCGCGCCGCGTTCGAAGAGATCCTCGCCGCCCAGCTCGCCCACATCGAGGCCGCGATCTGCACGAGCTAG
- a CDS encoding M48 family metallopeptidase translates to MGASLRALRALALLAGFHLLGLVVLGALAGADYALFRWGPASVAVKLSLVSLLLAIPVVRGMFMLGSRRNPDDYPPGLPVDADDEPQLWHTVRELAEQVGTRAPDAIVLTAEVNAAVTEEARLLGLLPGRRLLFLGVPLLQGLNQAQSRSVIAHELGHYSHSDTRLGPAIRRGRDQLLRTIGDFEARADRTQDKERARQERRNEKRLAKGREAREIDPGGAGFTYRVMARLYTGYAKFSLRATLADARRQEYAADATAARIAGRDATASALREIPVLDSAHGFYLRSYALMGTDAGLLPPRGAVFGGFGELLSARALQLLPLRDELPDEPVSPYGSHPPIADRVRRIEELPTSLTRDESPAAGSAATTTSTASALATATDSGKGAALDLLADPARTLEALEEAVLTPDARAMRRAADWPELLTESSRARLGALDSPLHRALADYTRDVPTMAVLLRVIDDGQLWQLARRLPLSERTATVTGRAFQELVRPALVTGVTGMVLAELAGRSRLSWTFSWSEAAEVRLAPEGTEHDPEAAVAAALADRPDTEPLKRLLLDQAR, encoded by the coding sequence ATGGGGGCGTCTCTCCGGGCGCTGCGCGCACTCGCGCTGCTCGCCGGATTCCATCTGCTGGGCCTCGTGGTGCTGGGCGCGCTCGCGGGCGCGGACTACGCGCTCTTCCGCTGGGGCCCGGCCTCGGTCGCGGTCAAGCTGTCCTTGGTGTCGCTGCTGCTCGCGATACCCGTGGTACGGGGCATGTTCATGCTGGGCAGTCGGCGCAACCCGGACGACTATCCGCCCGGACTGCCGGTCGACGCGGACGACGAACCGCAACTCTGGCACACAGTACGGGAGTTGGCGGAGCAGGTCGGCACCAGGGCGCCGGACGCTATCGTGCTCACCGCCGAGGTGAACGCCGCCGTCACCGAAGAGGCCCGGCTGCTGGGCCTGTTGCCGGGCCGCCGGCTGCTCTTCCTCGGCGTGCCGCTGCTCCAGGGCCTCAATCAGGCGCAGTCCCGGTCGGTCATCGCCCATGAGCTGGGCCACTACTCGCACTCCGACACCCGGCTCGGCCCGGCGATCCGCCGCGGACGGGATCAACTGCTGCGCACCATAGGGGACTTCGAAGCACGCGCGGACCGTACGCAGGACAAGGAGCGGGCCCGCCAGGAGCGCCGCAACGAGAAGCGGCTCGCCAAGGGCCGCGAGGCGCGCGAGATCGACCCGGGCGGCGCGGGCTTCACGTACCGCGTGATGGCCCGGCTCTACACCGGCTACGCGAAGTTCTCCCTGCGCGCCACACTGGCCGATGCCCGGCGCCAGGAGTACGCGGCCGACGCGACGGCCGCCCGGATCGCCGGCCGGGACGCCACCGCGTCCGCGCTGCGCGAGATCCCGGTGCTGGACTCCGCGCACGGCTTCTACCTCCGGTCGTACGCGCTGATGGGCACGGACGCCGGGCTGCTCCCGCCGCGCGGCGCGGTGTTCGGCGGCTTCGGGGAGCTGCTCAGCGCCCGCGCGCTGCAACTGCTGCCGCTGCGCGACGAGTTGCCGGACGAGCCGGTCTCTCCGTACGGTTCGCACCCGCCCATTGCGGACCGGGTCCGCCGGATCGAGGAGCTGCCGACGTCACTGACGCGGGACGAATCCCCGGCCGCCGGATCCGCCGCCACCACTACCTCCACTGCCTCTGCTCTTGCCACCGCCACCGACAGCGGCAAGGGCGCCGCGCTGGACCTCCTCGCCGATCCCGCCCGCACACTGGAGGCGCTGGAGGAGGCGGTGCTGACGCCCGACGCGCGGGCCATGCGCCGCGCGGCCGACTGGCCGGAGCTGCTGACGGAGTCCTCCCGCGCCCGGCTCGGCGCGCTGGACTCGCCGCTGCACCGGGCGCTGGCCGACTACACCCGGGATGTGCCGACCATGGCGGTGCTGCTCAGGGTGATCGACGACGGCCAGCTGTGGCAGCTCGCCCGCAGACTGCCGCTCTCCGAGAGGACGGCCACGGTCACGGGCCGGGCCTTCCAGGAGCTGGTCCGCCCGGCGCTGGTGACCGGTGTCACCGGCATGGTCCTGGCCGAACTGGCCGGCCGGTCCCGGCTGAGCTGGACGTTCTCCTGGTCGGAGGCGGCGGAGGTACGGCTGGCGCCCGAGGGCACCGAGCACGACCCGGAGGCCGCGGTCGCGGCGGCGCTGGCCGACCGGCCGGACACCGAGCCGCTCAAGCGGCTCCTGCTCGACCAGGCGCGGTGA